In Amycolatopsis coloradensis, one genomic interval encodes:
- a CDS encoding HdeD family acid-resistance protein: protein MPLVGLTVVEPRLAWPLAAVRGVFAILFGVLALIWPGTTVLALAILYGIYAIFDGIGGIMQAFRPGDAAHRAAYGVLGAFGIIAGVLVLIWPGITVLVLALLVGFWAIFTGIVEIVAAIRLRKQIEGEAFLIAAGALSLIAGIVIVFNPIAGAYGIALLVGIYALLYGVMLLVLAFRLRKLTRA, encoded by the coding sequence ATGCCTCTCGTCGGTCTCACCGTCGTCGAACCCCGCCTGGCCTGGCCGCTCGCCGCCGTGCGCGGGGTTTTCGCCATCCTCTTCGGCGTTCTCGCGTTGATCTGGCCGGGAACGACCGTCCTCGCCCTCGCGATCCTCTACGGCATCTACGCGATATTCGACGGCATCGGCGGCATCATGCAGGCCTTCCGGCCGGGCGATGCCGCTCATCGCGCCGCCTACGGAGTGCTCGGCGCGTTCGGGATCATCGCCGGTGTCCTGGTCCTGATCTGGCCGGGGATCACCGTGCTGGTGCTGGCCCTTCTGGTCGGCTTCTGGGCGATCTTCACCGGTATCGTCGAGATCGTCGCGGCGATCCGGCTGCGCAAGCAGATCGAGGGCGAGGCGTTCCTCATCGCGGCGGGCGCGCTCTCCCTGATCGCGGGCATCGTGATCGTGTTCAACCCGATCGCCGGCGCGTACGGGATCGCCCTCCTGGTCGGGATCTACGCCCTGCTGTACGGCGTGATGCTGCTCGTGCTGGCCTTCCGGCTGCGGAAACTCACCCGAGCCTGA
- a CDS encoding FAD-dependent oxidoreductase: MSQPILLTVDDDPAVSRSVARDLRRRYGKDYRIIRADSGADALEALREIKLRGDAVAAILADYRMPQMDGIVFLEKAMDLFPNARRALLTAYADTDAAIQAINVVDVDHYLLKPWDPPEEKLYPVVDALVETWRAVGERPVDEIKLIGHRYSSPSFHLRDFLARNAVPYRWYSVDDDEGRRILDAADAAPQDIPVLVTPDGTVLRQPSGPELADAVGLSTRPAQEFYDLIVIGGGPAGLGAAVYGASEGLRTVIVERKATGGQAGTSSRIENYLGFPDGVSGAQLTDRARRQALKFGAEVLTARDVVGLEARGSARVVMFGDGTEISAHSVVLASGVTYRALEAPGVAELAGRGVYYGSAATEAPECKGEHVYIVGGANSAGQAAVFFSKHAADVTILVRGQSLEASMSHYLIEQIAGIGNIHVRTRTTVVEAHGDDHLERLTLCENGGATETVPTGHLFIFIGAAPRTDWLGTEIQRDDHGFVRTGPDLLTEGGPPPGWPLDRDPHYLESSIPGVFVAGDVRAASVKRVASAVGEGAMAVTLVHRYLEEQ; this comes from the coding sequence GTGAGCCAGCCGATCCTGTTGACCGTCGACGACGATCCCGCCGTGTCCCGTTCGGTCGCCCGTGACCTGCGCAGAAGGTACGGAAAGGACTACCGGATCATCCGGGCCGATTCCGGTGCCGACGCCCTCGAAGCGTTGCGCGAGATCAAGCTGCGCGGCGACGCCGTGGCCGCGATCCTCGCCGACTACCGGATGCCGCAGATGGACGGCATCGTCTTCCTCGAGAAGGCGATGGACCTGTTCCCGAACGCGCGCCGCGCGCTGCTGACCGCCTACGCCGACACCGACGCCGCGATCCAGGCGATCAACGTCGTGGACGTCGACCATTACCTGCTCAAGCCGTGGGACCCGCCGGAGGAGAAGCTCTATCCGGTCGTCGACGCGCTGGTGGAGACCTGGCGCGCGGTGGGGGAGCGGCCGGTCGACGAGATCAAGCTCATCGGCCACCGGTACTCCTCGCCGTCGTTCCACCTGCGCGACTTCCTGGCGCGCAACGCCGTGCCGTACCGCTGGTACTCCGTCGACGACGACGAGGGCCGCCGGATCCTCGACGCGGCCGACGCGGCGCCGCAGGACATCCCGGTGCTGGTCACCCCAGACGGCACGGTGCTGCGCCAGCCGTCCGGGCCGGAGCTCGCCGACGCCGTCGGCCTGTCCACGCGCCCGGCGCAGGAGTTCTACGACCTGATCGTGATCGGCGGCGGGCCCGCGGGCCTCGGGGCGGCCGTGTACGGCGCGTCGGAGGGCCTGCGGACCGTCATCGTCGAGCGCAAGGCGACCGGCGGACAGGCCGGCACCAGCTCCCGCATCGAGAACTACCTCGGCTTCCCGGACGGCGTTTCCGGCGCGCAGCTCACCGACCGCGCGCGGCGGCAGGCGCTCAAGTTCGGCGCCGAAGTGCTCACCGCCCGCGACGTCGTGGGCCTGGAGGCCCGCGGTTCCGCGCGCGTGGTCATGTTCGGCGACGGCACCGAGATCTCGGCGCATTCCGTGGTGCTGGCCAGCGGCGTCACCTACCGGGCGCTGGAGGCTCCCGGCGTCGCCGAACTCGCCGGCCGCGGTGTGTACTACGGCTCGGCCGCGACCGAGGCGCCCGAGTGCAAGGGCGAGCACGTCTACATCGTCGGCGGCGCGAACTCGGCGGGGCAGGCGGCCGTGTTCTTCTCCAAGCACGCCGCCGACGTCACCATCCTCGTCCGCGGCCAGTCGCTCGAAGCGTCCATGTCGCACTACTTGATCGAGCAGATCGCAGGGATCGGGAACATCCACGTCCGCACCCGGACCACGGTGGTCGAGGCGCACGGCGACGATCACCTCGAACGGCTGACCCTGTGCGAGAACGGCGGCGCGACCGAGACCGTGCCCACCGGGCACCTGTTCATCTTCATCGGAGCGGCCCCGCGTACCGACTGGCTCGGCACGGAGATCCAGCGTGACGACCACGGTTTCGTGCGCACCGGCCCCGATCTGCTCACCGAGGGCGGCCCGCCGCCGGGCTGGCCGTTGGACCGCGACCCGCACTACCTGGAGTCGTCCATCCCGGGCGTGTTCGTGGCGGGTGACGTCCGGGCGGCGTCGGTGAAGCGCGTCGCGTCGGCCGTCGGCGAAGGTGCCATGGCGGTCACCCTGGTCCACCGTTATCTGGAGGAGCAATGA
- a CDS encoding ATP-binding protein codes for MSVLPREELRGLFLFEHLSEEQLDWIDEHAVLEHYTGGETVIREGEPATCFYLLLSGALRMTRLVGGTEVETIRSDQRGAYCGATQFFVHQETEHTYGASVHAVSDLTFLTLPAAEFATEFRRWFPMATHLLEGMYLGWRNSDTVIGSRRRLLALGELSAGLTHELNNPAAAAVRATASLRERVAGMRHKLAMLAKKNVDPTLLEQLLDIQEQLVKQVASAPKLTAMRQADREDEIGDWFDDHGIDQGWDLADIYVRAGLTVPDLDRLLDSVGETFLDGAVRWLAYALETEMLMGEIEDSTTRISVLVGKAKQYSQMDRAPHQWIDVHEGLDSTLVMLAGKIAPGIRVVKEYDHAVPRIPAYAGELNQVWTNIIDNALGAMGAEGTLTLRTSRVDDHAHVEIGDTGPGIPAEVRQRIFEPFFTTKPVGQGTGLGLDISWRIVVERHQGDLRVDSRPGDTRFTVCLPVSEQSVI; via the coding sequence ATGAGCGTTCTGCCCAGGGAGGAACTGCGCGGGCTCTTCCTCTTCGAGCACCTCAGCGAGGAACAGCTCGACTGGATCGACGAGCACGCCGTGCTGGAGCACTACACCGGCGGCGAGACGGTCATCCGCGAAGGTGAACCGGCCACCTGCTTCTATCTCCTGCTCTCGGGCGCGCTGCGGATGACGCGGCTCGTCGGCGGTACCGAGGTCGAGACGATCCGGTCCGATCAGCGCGGCGCCTACTGCGGTGCGACGCAGTTCTTCGTGCACCAGGAGACCGAGCACACCTACGGCGCTTCGGTGCACGCGGTCAGCGACCTCACCTTCCTGACCCTGCCCGCGGCCGAATTCGCCACCGAGTTCCGCCGCTGGTTCCCGATGGCGACGCATCTGCTGGAGGGCATGTACCTCGGCTGGCGCAACAGCGACACCGTCATCGGTTCGCGACGGCGGCTGCTGGCGCTCGGCGAACTGTCCGCCGGGCTGACCCACGAACTCAACAATCCGGCGGCCGCCGCCGTCCGCGCGACGGCGTCGCTGCGGGAGCGGGTCGCCGGGATGCGGCACAAGCTGGCGATGCTGGCGAAGAAGAACGTCGACCCGACGCTGCTGGAGCAGTTGCTCGACATCCAGGAACAGCTGGTCAAACAAGTCGCGTCGGCGCCGAAGCTGACCGCGATGCGGCAGGCCGACCGCGAGGACGAGATCGGCGACTGGTTCGACGACCACGGCATCGACCAGGGCTGGGATCTCGCCGACATCTACGTCCGCGCCGGGCTGACGGTGCCGGATCTCGACCGGCTGCTCGACTCGGTCGGGGAGACCTTCCTCGACGGCGCCGTCCGCTGGCTCGCGTACGCGCTCGAGACCGAGATGCTGATGGGCGAGATCGAGGATTCGACCACCCGGATCTCGGTGCTGGTCGGCAAGGCCAAGCAGTACTCGCAGATGGACCGCGCTCCGCACCAGTGGATCGACGTCCACGAAGGCCTCGACTCGACCCTCGTGATGCTGGCGGGCAAGATCGCGCCGGGGATCCGCGTCGTGAAGGAGTACGACCACGCGGTGCCGAGGATCCCGGCGTACGCGGGCGAGCTGAACCAGGTGTGGACGAACATCATCGACAACGCGCTCGGCGCCATGGGGGCAGAGGGCACGCTGACCCTGCGGACGTCCAGAGTGGACGATCACGCGCACGTCGAGATCGGCGACACCGGGCCCGGGATCCCGGCGGAGGTGCGGCAGCGGATCTTCGAGCCGTTCTTCACCACGAAACCGGTGGGGCAGGGGACCGGCCTCGGCCTGGACATCTCCTGGCGCATCGTCGTCGAACGGCATCAGGGCGACCTGCGGGTCGACTCGCGGCCGGGTGACACGCGCTTCACCGTGTGCCTGCCGGTCTCGGAGCAGTCCGTGATCTGA
- a CDS encoding toxic anion resistance protein — translation MDDFTLTPPEPVEAIPAERAAGLVTLAPDVHAEVTKRAEGFARRLEALDVRSPDFTRVLDELLAVGESDMRAAATVAGALLDRSTRALAEIGSPQQQAAVSLAGLRRTVAEIDPAKLPITGRKLMGMIPVAGSAKKALDRYRAANEPVNALVLELRARQDVLRRDNAALKGERERLWATLGKLSEAAAFAEAVDTAVERQAGIFDFTDPARAKSLRADALHPIRQRHQDLLTQLAVSAQGYLALDLVRRNNDELIRGIERAVSTTVAALRVALLVSGALAGQRDVLDEVQAVQATTDGLLRANAEMLELRSTEIQRAGSDPAAAVETIRESFERIYRSIDAIDEFKAGAVSTMAATVEALSGEIRRAEDHLRRSHETATAEGAS, via the coding sequence ATGGACGATTTCACGCTCACTCCACCCGAACCGGTGGAGGCGATCCCGGCCGAGCGGGCGGCGGGCCTGGTCACCCTCGCACCGGATGTCCACGCCGAAGTCACGAAGCGCGCGGAGGGGTTCGCCCGGCGGCTCGAAGCGCTCGACGTCCGGTCGCCGGACTTCACGCGCGTCCTGGACGAACTGCTCGCGGTCGGCGAGTCCGACATGCGGGCGGCCGCGACCGTCGCCGGCGCGCTGCTGGACCGCTCGACGCGGGCGCTGGCGGAAATCGGCTCACCGCAACAGCAGGCAGCGGTCAGCTTGGCCGGGCTCCGGCGGACAGTGGCGGAGATCGATCCGGCGAAACTGCCGATCACCGGCCGCAAACTGATGGGGATGATCCCGGTCGCGGGCAGCGCGAAGAAGGCGCTGGACCGCTACCGCGCCGCCAACGAGCCGGTGAACGCGCTGGTACTGGAGCTGCGTGCGCGGCAGGACGTCCTGCGGCGGGACAACGCCGCGCTCAAGGGCGAGCGCGAGCGGTTGTGGGCGACGCTCGGCAAGCTGTCGGAAGCGGCCGCGTTCGCCGAAGCCGTCGACACCGCGGTCGAACGCCAGGCCGGGATCTTCGACTTCACCGACCCCGCGCGAGCCAAGTCGCTGCGGGCCGACGCGCTGCATCCGATCCGGCAGCGGCACCAGGACCTGCTGACCCAGCTCGCGGTCAGCGCGCAGGGCTATCTGGCGCTGGATCTGGTGCGGCGCAACAACGACGAGCTGATCCGCGGGATCGAGCGGGCGGTGTCGACCACGGTCGCGGCGCTACGGGTCGCGCTGCTGGTGAGCGGGGCACTCGCCGGTCAGCGGGACGTCCTCGACGAGGTCCAGGCCGTGCAGGCCACCACCGACGGGCTGCTCAGGGCCAACGCGGAGATGCTGGAACTGCGCAGCACCGAGATCCAGCGAGCGGGCAGTGATCCCGCGGCGGCGGTGGAGACGATCCGCGAGTCGTTCGAGCGGATTTACCGGAGCATCGACGCGATCGACGAGTTCAAGGCGGGGGCCGTCTCGACGATGGCGGCGACCGTGGAGGCGCTGTCGGGGGAGATCCGGCGAGCCGAAGACCATTTGCGCCGCTCTCACGAGACGGCGACGGCCGAGGGGGCATCGTGA
- a CDS encoding VWA domain-containing protein codes for MKRWAVLTAAAICALSLVSCDSSEGGTGLGEAEAGTLRVLAGSELADLQPLLEQEAAATGVKVKFQFTGTLEGTESLANGKADGQYDAVWFSSNRYPAAVPEAAKRLGEQVKIMSSPVVLGLSASSAQRLGWTGRPVGWGEIAEQAGKKAFTYGMTDPSASNSGFSALVGVASALAGAGNAIDARQIASVTPKLTEFFSAQAMSAGSSGWLSEAYQRRATGQDPGKKVDGLINYESVLLSMNASGKLPEPLTLVYPSDGVVTADYPLTLVQSANPDARDAHRKLAERLRTPDTQRKIMETTQRRPVVPGVQLGQQFAQKDLVELPFPATQQAVDALLGAYFDKIRRPSRTLYVLDTSGSMAGDRIESLRAALIGLTGADGSLTGRYRRFRSREEVTMLAFDTVPGSPETFTVPEGDPQPALDKIKRYAEGLDANGGTAIYDSLQRAYDIMGPLVARDPDRFTSIVLMTDGQNANGAKFSDFQLRFPSLPEAVRQIPVFTVIFGEGDSAELGEVAKRTGGNVFDARGDVLPKVFQEIRGYQ; via the coding sequence GTGAAACGCTGGGCTGTGCTCACGGCGGCGGCGATCTGCGCGCTGTCACTGGTTTCCTGCGATTCGAGCGAAGGCGGGACGGGACTGGGGGAGGCCGAAGCCGGCACCTTGCGGGTGCTCGCGGGCAGCGAACTGGCCGACCTGCAGCCGCTGCTGGAGCAGGAGGCGGCGGCGACCGGCGTCAAGGTCAAATTCCAGTTCACCGGCACGCTGGAAGGCACCGAGTCGCTGGCGAACGGCAAGGCGGACGGCCAGTACGACGCCGTCTGGTTCTCCTCGAACCGCTATCCGGCGGCGGTTCCGGAGGCCGCGAAACGGCTGGGCGAGCAGGTGAAGATCATGAGCTCGCCGGTGGTGCTCGGGCTGTCCGCGTCGTCGGCGCAACGGCTCGGCTGGACCGGCCGGCCGGTGGGCTGGGGCGAGATCGCCGAACAGGCCGGGAAGAAGGCGTTCACCTACGGCATGACCGACCCGTCCGCGTCGAACTCCGGTTTCTCGGCGCTCGTCGGGGTGGCGTCGGCGCTCGCGGGGGCGGGCAACGCGATCGACGCGCGGCAGATCGCTTCCGTCACACCGAAACTGACCGAGTTCTTCAGCGCGCAGGCGATGTCCGCGGGCTCGTCCGGCTGGCTTTCCGAGGCCTACCAACGACGGGCGACCGGCCAGGATCCCGGCAAGAAGGTCGACGGCCTGATCAACTACGAGTCCGTCCTGCTCTCGATGAACGCGAGCGGGAAGCTTCCCGAACCCCTGACGCTGGTGTACCCGTCCGACGGCGTGGTCACCGCGGACTACCCGCTGACGTTGGTGCAGAGCGCGAATCCCGACGCGCGGGACGCGCACCGCAAGCTGGCCGAGCGGCTGCGGACGCCGGACACCCAGCGCAAGATCATGGAGACCACGCAGCGCCGTCCGGTCGTGCCGGGTGTCCAGCTGGGACAGCAGTTCGCCCAGAAGGATCTCGTCGAGCTGCCGTTCCCGGCGACGCAGCAGGCGGTCGACGCGTTGCTGGGCGCCTACTTCGACAAGATCCGGCGGCCGTCGCGGACGCTGTACGTGCTCGACACCTCCGGCTCCATGGCGGGCGACCGGATCGAATCACTGCGCGCCGCGCTGATCGGGCTGACCGGCGCCGACGGTTCGCTGACCGGGCGGTACCGCCGGTTCCGCAGCCGTGAAGAGGTCACGATGCTGGCCTTCGACACCGTGCCCGGCAGCCCGGAGACGTTCACCGTCCCGGAAGGCGACCCACAACCCGCGCTGGACAAGATCAAGCGGTACGCCGAGGGCCTCGACGCGAACGGCGGTACGGCGATCTACGACAGCCTTCAGCGCGCGTACGACATCATGGGTCCTTTGGTCGCGCGCGACCCCGATAGGTTCACCTCGATCGTGCTGATGACCGACGGGCAGAACGCGAACGGCGCCAAGTTCTCGGACTTCCAGCTGAGGTTCCCGTCGCTGCCGGAGGCCGTGCGGCAGATCCCGGTGTTCACCGTGATCTTCGGCGAAGGTGACTCCGCCGAACTCGGCGAGGTCGCGAAACGCACCGGCGGCAACGTGTTCGACGCGCGAGGCGACGTCCTGCCCAAGGTGTTCCAGGAAATCCGCGGGTACCAGTGA
- a CDS encoding peptidase inhibitor family I36 protein, whose protein sequence is MHKYRLGAAFLAAVVMCLAGGVPANAEERGEHCVADTATGVIRCFDSAGDSLAAASAGEVGASATVISVLYEHGNFGGASLTVTGSPCVEGTSQNLGFLGAWNDKISSFQTFNNCYITMYEHAEYQGGSQEWYANDSGNYGSNMNDKGSSVVYSRGPSRAELLKDCGNATKTCNAHVDQRGQDFYGNWGRVDTVFNCSANKITQVVNKRDTRSGKNTVSNEISVSAGFKFLVDWSVAYKRTWGQEWGWETSESVETRIDVSPGYWAGLDRSPVMRVASGSYDMWYDKRRWGHHQWYVWNFSGEGPAPGVVGQTRTVGKKMTSEEKKKVCGKSAGLVRSSAGTQADSAATSVPSVPAVRVAEGPLHS, encoded by the coding sequence GTGCACAAGTACAGACTCGGGGCGGCCTTCCTGGCCGCTGTGGTGATGTGTCTCGCCGGCGGTGTCCCGGCGAACGCCGAGGAGCGAGGCGAGCACTGCGTCGCCGACACGGCGACCGGGGTGATCCGGTGCTTCGACAGCGCCGGAGATTCCCTCGCCGCGGCGTCGGCAGGCGAGGTCGGCGCGTCCGCGACGGTGATCAGTGTGCTCTACGAACACGGGAACTTCGGCGGCGCGAGCCTCACGGTCACCGGATCGCCGTGCGTCGAGGGGACCAGCCAGAACCTCGGCTTCCTCGGTGCCTGGAACGACAAGATCTCCTCGTTCCAGACCTTCAACAACTGCTACATCACGATGTACGAGCACGCCGAATACCAGGGCGGCTCCCAGGAGTGGTACGCCAACGACAGCGGCAACTACGGGTCGAACATGAACGACAAGGGCAGCTCCGTGGTGTACTCGCGCGGACCGTCCCGCGCCGAGCTGCTCAAGGACTGCGGCAACGCGACCAAGACCTGCAACGCCCACGTCGACCAGCGCGGTCAGGACTTCTACGGCAACTGGGGCCGGGTCGACACGGTGTTCAACTGCAGCGCCAACAAGATCACCCAGGTGGTCAACAAACGGGACACCCGCAGCGGGAAGAACACGGTGTCGAACGAGATCAGCGTGAGCGCGGGCTTCAAGTTCCTCGTCGACTGGTCGGTCGCGTACAAGCGCACGTGGGGCCAGGAATGGGGCTGGGAGACCAGTGAGAGCGTCGAGACCCGGATCGATGTCAGCCCGGGCTACTGGGCGGGGCTGGACCGCTCACCGGTGATGCGGGTGGCCAGCGGTTCCTACGACATGTGGTACGACAAGCGCAGGTGGGGGCACCACCAGTGGTACGTGTGGAACTTCAGCGGTGAGGGTCCGGCGCCCGGTGTCGTGGGCCAGACCCGGACCGTCGGCAAGAAGATGACTTCGGAGGAGAAGAAGAAGGTGTGCGGGAAGTCGGCCGGTCTCGTACGGTCGTCCGCCGGAACGCAGGCGGACAGCGCCGCGACGTCGGTGCCGTCGGTGCCCGCGGTGCGTGTCGCGGAGGGACCGCTGCACAGCTGA
- a CDS encoding LmeA family phospholipid-binding protein, with amino-acid sequence MSDGRWFDLNPLPELFGLAAAGRALLPNVPVTPAAILKTVTEQLVGRRLTAKVDGHDVGLTLTELDYQADSLSLAATGKIGDVRIVVEDVDWPETPLERITVLASNVRLRSLPSPAAIPEQVKMAIRVSPEVLQARVAEVRPGIIVTPGEDGHFHVRWERRPRWGHLALESTVEDEAVVLRPMSVHIGRRRFGPPSRLKPIVLPLPELPQGIRLTAVEAHDGHLVLHALAEEWPDKLSTIPLGDLLSWVTTAVATLTLPGLGGR; translated from the coding sequence ATGAGCGACGGCAGATGGTTCGACCTGAACCCGCTTCCCGAGCTGTTCGGCCTGGCCGCCGCCGGGCGGGCGCTGCTGCCCAACGTGCCCGTGACCCCGGCCGCGATCCTGAAGACCGTCACCGAACAGCTGGTCGGGCGGCGACTGACGGCCAAGGTGGACGGGCACGACGTCGGGCTCACCCTGACCGAGCTCGACTACCAGGCCGACAGCCTCAGCCTGGCCGCGACCGGCAAGATCGGCGACGTCCGCATCGTCGTCGAGGACGTCGACTGGCCGGAGACACCCCTCGAACGCATCACCGTGCTGGCGTCGAACGTCCGTCTCCGCTCGCTCCCGTCCCCGGCCGCCATCCCCGAGCAGGTGAAGATGGCGATCCGGGTGTCACCGGAAGTCCTCCAGGCGCGCGTCGCCGAGGTCCGGCCGGGCATCATCGTGACCCCCGGCGAGGACGGGCATTTCCACGTCCGCTGGGAAAGGCGGCCCCGCTGGGGGCATCTCGCCCTGGAGTCCACTGTGGAGGACGAAGCCGTCGTCCTCCGTCCGATGTCCGTCCACATCGGACGCCGACGGTTCGGCCCGCCGTCCCGCCTCAAGCCGATCGTCCTGCCACTGCCCGAACTCCCGCAAGGGATCCGGCTCACCGCGGTCGAAGCGCACGACGGTCACCTTGTCCTACACGCGCTGGCGGAGGAATGGCCGGACAAGCTGTCCACCATCCCGCTCGGCGATCTGCTGAGCTGGGTGACGACGGCGGTGGCCACGCTGACCCTGCCGGGGCTCGGCGGCCGCTGA
- a CDS encoding class I SAM-dependent methyltransferase, which produces MTLEDWNDRWERLMAKYQPGRERAIERMIDLVASRCGGPAPRVLDVGGGTGTLCARLLERLPGAEVTLVDLDPVMLTIAGASLPPSVEVVRADLRDPDWVVQLPYDGYDAVLAVMALHYLPPGRLTELYAELAGLVRPGGFVATVDDMPDVEVAASPSDGGENAWSAWWEQATVDPVLGPAVVERARLFGDSPSAEWHPPAAWHVRALEAGPVEEPVVAWRNGIQAAVVAFRPR; this is translated from the coding sequence GTGACTCTCGAGGATTGGAACGACCGCTGGGAACGCCTCATGGCGAAGTACCAGCCAGGACGCGAGCGGGCGATCGAGCGGATGATCGACCTGGTCGCGTCACGCTGTGGCGGTCCGGCGCCGCGCGTGCTCGACGTGGGTGGCGGCACGGGCACGCTCTGTGCTCGTCTGCTCGAGCGCCTTCCCGGGGCGGAGGTCACGCTGGTCGATCTGGATCCGGTGATGCTGACGATCGCCGGTGCGTCCCTGCCGCCCTCGGTGGAGGTGGTCCGGGCCGACTTGCGTGACCCGGACTGGGTCGTGCAGCTACCGTACGACGGCTACGACGCCGTTCTGGCGGTCATGGCGTTGCATTACCTGCCGCCCGGGCGGCTGACCGAGTTGTACGCCGAGCTCGCCGGCCTCGTGCGGCCGGGCGGGTTCGTGGCCACTGTGGACGACATGCCGGACGTGGAGGTCGCGGCGTCCCCGAGCGACGGCGGCGAGAATGCCTGGAGTGCTTGGTGGGAGCAGGCTACGGTGGATCCGGTGCTCGGTCCCGCGGTGGTGGAACGGGCCCGGTTGTTCGGCGATTCGCCTTCGGCCGAATGGCATCCGCCGGCCGCGTGGCACGTGCGAGCTCTGGAGGCCGGGCCGGTCGAGGAACCCGTCGTGGCTTGGCGGAACGGTATTCAAGCCGCTGTGGTGGCCTTCAGGCCTCGCTGA
- a CDS encoding M20/M25/M40 family metallo-hydrolase: MVEERSRRVFLSTSAALSAAALSSTALSSTALAGVPAVAEEPEVRGPGERLSPQRPDAELRAILREMDEHRIEATVRRLAAFGTRHTLSSQTDPVRGIGAARDWIFAEMTKSAQRSGGRMTVELQSYLQQPAPPRIPVATTITNVVATLRGSTTPERVYVLSGHYDSRCSDPLDATKDAPGADDDASGVAVAMELARVLATRRPAATIVFAAVAGEEQGLFGARHMARLYKAAGTNVQAMFTNDIVGSSRADDGTRDPRTIRLFAEGVPTSETPAQADIRRAVGGENDSPSRQLARFVRSVAENDATGMTVRVIHRRDRYLRGGDHIPFLEQGYPAARFTEPHEDYAHQHQDVRVENGKRFGDLPEFCDFPFIARVARVNAATMWSLATAPGTPEDVRIRTNQLTNDTDLVWRRGTDPDLAGYEVVWRETTAADWTHAIKVGDRTEAKVDLSKDNVFFGVRAVGKNGRRGPVAFPTPLS, from the coding sequence ATGGTTGAGGAAAGGTCCAGACGAGTTTTCCTGTCCACCTCGGCGGCACTCTCGGCGGCCGCCCTGTCTTCCACCGCCCTGTCTTCCACTGCCCTCGCCGGTGTCCCCGCCGTCGCCGAAGAACCAGAAGTTCGAGGCCCAGGCGAACGCCTCTCTCCGCAACGCCCCGACGCGGAGCTCCGGGCGATCCTCCGAGAAATGGACGAACACCGCATCGAGGCCACCGTACGCAGACTCGCCGCCTTCGGAACCCGGCACACGTTGTCCTCGCAGACCGATCCCGTCCGCGGAATCGGCGCCGCCCGTGACTGGATCTTCGCGGAGATGACGAAATCCGCGCAGCGGTCGGGCGGCCGGATGACGGTTGAACTGCAGTCGTATCTCCAGCAGCCCGCCCCGCCCCGGATCCCGGTGGCCACCACGATCACCAACGTCGTCGCCACCTTGCGCGGCTCCACCACCCCGGAGCGGGTCTACGTCTTGTCGGGCCATTACGACTCACGGTGTTCGGATCCGCTCGACGCGACGAAGGACGCTCCGGGCGCCGACGACGACGCTTCCGGAGTGGCCGTCGCGATGGAACTCGCCCGGGTGCTCGCCACCCGCCGCCCCGCCGCGACCATCGTGTTCGCGGCGGTCGCGGGCGAGGAGCAAGGCCTGTTCGGCGCGCGGCACATGGCCAGGCTGTACAAGGCGGCGGGCACGAACGTGCAGGCGATGTTCACCAACGACATCGTCGGTTCGAGCCGGGCGGACGACGGCACCAGGGACCCGCGCACGATCCGGTTGTTCGCCGAAGGTGTGCCGACGTCGGAAACCCCTGCGCAGGCCGACATCCGGCGCGCGGTCGGCGGGGAGAACGATTCGCCCTCCCGCCAGCTGGCACGGTTCGTGCGGTCGGTCGCGGAGAACGACGCGACCGGCATGACCGTCCGGGTGATCCACCGGCGCGACCGCTACCTCCGGGGTGGCGACCACATCCCGTTCCTCGAACAGGGCTATCCGGCCGCGCGGTTCACCGAACCGCACGAGGACTACGCGCACCAGCACCAGGACGTCCGGGTGGAGAACGGCAAGCGGTTCGGCGATTTGCCGGAGTTCTGCGACTTCCCGTTCATCGCCAGGGTCGCGCGGGTCAACGCCGCGACGATGTGGTCACTGGCGACCGCGCCGGGCACCCCTGAAGACGTCCGGATCCGGACGAACCAGCTCACGAACGACACGGATCTGGTGTGGCGGCGCGGGACGGACCCGGATCTCGCCGGTTACGAGGTCGTCTGGCGGGAGACGACGGCGGCCGACTGGACGCACGCGATCAAGGTCGGCGACAGGACCGAGGCTAAAGTGGATCTGTCGAAGGACAACGTGTTCTTCGGTGTGCGCGCGGTCGGGAAGAACGGCCGCCGCGGCCCGGTCGCGTTCCCGACACCACTGAGTTGA